The window GCGCGAAATCCTCCGGCTCAAGATCGGCGGCCTCGTCCGGCGTGAGCGGGGGGTTCGTAACGCGCGGGATCAGCTTGAGCATCGCGGTGGCATCGGTGGTGAGGATGTCCTGCATCGTCAGGCCGCCGCGTAGCTCGCCCGCCTTGGGCTTGCGGATATCCAGCGTCTCGAGCTTCGTTTCGCCGCGAATGACGGGGTATTCGAGCGGGACGGTGGTGAAGCGGCTCTTGCCGGCAGTGTCGTTGTCTTCGGCCATGTGCGGGGCGTCCTTCAGATAGTGCGGGGCAATCGGGGCCGAGGAGGGGCGAAAGGCTCACGGTCCTCCCCGGCCCACCGCCAGACGGCGCCCCGCAACAGGACCGCCCGGCGGATCTGGTTCGATCAGCTGGTGAGGATGGCCATGATCTCGGCGTAGCGGTCCACGCCATCGACCTCGAACACGCCGTTGACCATGTCGATGCGGATATCGACGACGCCGTTCACCTCGCGACGGTAGTACGAGAGCGGCACGGTGTACTTGTGCTCGGTCGCATCGCCTGCCTTCGATTTGCCCAGGTCAATTTCGGAAAAGCGACCGTTGATGAAGATGTTGACCGAGGTGGCCGCGCTGCCATCGTCGGCACGGTAGGCACTGACCAGGCGCAGTGAGACGCCATCGACCGCCGTAGTGCCGAACTTGCGGATCAGCGCAGCGGTGTGACCGCCCATCGTGAGGGTGGCATCCATGGCCTCAAGGCCCATGTCCAGCTTGACCGGGCCGAGCATGCCTCCGCCGCGCCAGTCGTCCGTGGCGATAGCGAGCTTCGGCTCTTCGAACTCGGCCACAATGCCAAGATAGCTTCCTCCATCGACATAGGCGGTGCTGTTGATGTGTTTGGACGGCATACCCATGGCCGGGATCCTTCTTGCTGCCGGTCAGGCCGTATCGGCGCCGGGCGGAAAATGTGGGGGAGCGATCAGGCGATCTGGTCAGCGAAATCCGAGTAGTAATCGTCGGTGATTTCCAGATCGACGTTCGGGTTTTCCATCGGTGCGCAGGGCGTGAAGCGCATCTTGAAGTGCGGGCGACCGGCGGCAAGTTCGGTGGAGGTGTTGCTGTCCGCCGGAAGGGTCGCCTCGGCGCCGACGACGCGCCCGGCGGTGACTTCCGCCGCGAAGGCCGTGCTCACCTTCTCGAGGTAGTTCTTGACCATGGGCACGGTCATCGGCTTGTCGATGTCGGCCTTGATGGTCTCGGTGATGATGTCCTGCAGCGCGTAATTGGTCATCACCGCGCTTTCGAAGCTGTACGCCGCATCGTCCTCGCCCGCGCAGGTGCGGTTGCCCCAGAAGCGATAGCCGTTGTCACGGATCAGCGTGATGATGTCGGCATCGTTGAGCACGCCCGCATCGGTCGTCGGATCGAGCAGATCGTAATGGACGTCCTTGGTGATGGACGTGACGCCATCGACCACCACGTTCGAAATCGTCTTGTGATAGCCGGTGGAGGCGTTGATCTGGGCGCGCAGGCCCATGGCGCGGGCGACGGCATCGCCGGACCAGGTGTTGAAGTCCGGCCAGATCAGCGACAGCTCCTTCGCGCCGAATTCGCCCCGGTAGGTGACGGCGGCGGCGA of the Novosphingobium sp. 9 genome contains:
- a CDS encoding phage tail assembly protein — its product is MAEDNDTAGKSRFTTVPLEYPVIRGETKLETLDIRKPKAGELRGGLTMQDILTTDATAMLKLIPRVTNPPLTPDEAADLEPEDFAQICGTIRGFFLTKAERTMMDEMVAEHQPKT
- a CDS encoding phage major tail tube protein; the protein is MGMPSKHINSTAYVDGGSYLGIVAEFEEPKLAIATDDWRGGGMLGPVKLDMGLEAMDATLTMGGHTAALIRKFGTTAVDGVSLRLVSAYRADDGSAATSVNIFINGRFSEIDLGKSKAGDATEHKYTVPLSYYRREVNGVVDIRIDMVNGVFEVDGVDRYAEIMAILTS
- a CDS encoding phage tail sheath subtilisin-like domain-containing protein, with translation MTHGLTLTQSSTSAVIAAVASLSVIGLIATSSVTAPESSASLDAAFPLNTAVLVTDVNAAAGLAGSGGTLKNALLAIADVVTPVIVVVRVAEGEDADATNANVIGATDGNTYTGLQALLTAEASLGQRPRILGAPGLDTQEVANALAIAAKKLRGRVFAKAIGDDIAAAVTYRGEFGAKELSLIWPDFNTWSGDAVARAMGLRAQINASTGYHKTISNVVVDGVTSITKDVHYDLLDPTTDAGVLNDADIITLIRDNGYRFWGNRTCAGEDDAAYSFESAVMTNYALQDIITETIKADIDKPMTVPMVKNYLEKVSTAFAAEVTAGRVVGAEATLPADSNTSTELAAGRPHFKMRFTPCAPMENPNVDLEITDDYYSDFADQIA